In the Acidobacteriota bacterium genome, one interval contains:
- a CDS encoding SIR2 family protein, with the protein MDEIYILGAGASFEHGAPLTKDILPYALKLDEGDERLQIVRCFLKDIFHFDAEQAADDEDSFPSLVDALSVVDLALDRHENLAKNYDQKKLREVRQALEYAVFRSLEHSLSSQTSNQRPRSKATLDLIHKLNADSKAAIISLNYDVIVDIALFRRTDQYFEFESASTERLEDVEASTQRIDYGVEFANFEKVEATVAEPGQGFPLYKLHGSFNWLLSKVTGNLYYGGLQKAVGVLYGGDIESLYREGAQLFGEQVSALEPILVTPTHLKDLRNPHLAGIWRKAEMALRQAKRVIFIGYSLPGDDMHIKYLLKRSLETNPHRRRAEIVVVNPSKWDQSNFRKFFGDQVVSHQMGFADYVNNVM; encoded by the coding sequence GTGGACGAGATTTACATTTTGGGAGCAGGAGCCTCTTTTGAGCACGGCGCTCCCCTCACCAAGGACATCCTTCCCTACGCCCTCAAGCTCGATGAGGGTGATGAGCGCCTTCAGATAGTGCGCTGTTTCTTGAAAGACATCTTCCATTTCGATGCTGAACAAGCTGCCGACGACGAGGACTCCTTTCCCAGTCTTGTCGATGCCTTGAGCGTCGTCGACCTGGCCCTCGACCGCCACGAGAATCTGGCCAAGAACTACGACCAGAAGAAGCTCCGCGAGGTGCGCCAAGCCCTTGAATATGCCGTTTTCCGCTCGTTGGAGCACTCTCTTTCCTCCCAGACCAGCAACCAGAGGCCGCGATCCAAGGCCACTTTGGACCTGATCCACAAACTGAATGCTGATTCCAAGGCGGCCATCATCTCCCTGAATTACGACGTCATCGTCGACATCGCCCTCTTTCGGCGCACCGACCAGTATTTCGAGTTCGAATCGGCCAGCACGGAGCGCTTGGAAGACGTGGAAGCCAGCACCCAACGCATCGACTACGGAGTGGAATTCGCCAACTTCGAGAAGGTGGAAGCCACGGTGGCCGAACCCGGCCAGGGATTTCCTCTCTACAAGCTGCACGGGTCCTTCAACTGGCTTCTCAGCAAGGTGACGGGCAACCTCTACTACGGCGGCCTGCAAAAAGCCGTTGGGGTGCTTTACGGAGGCGACATCGAGAGCCTCTACAGAGAAGGCGCGCAGCTTTTCGGGGAGCAGGTCTCCGCCCTGGAGCCGATCCTGGTCACTCCCACCCACCTGAAAGACCTGCGCAACCCGCACCTGGCGGGCATCTGGCGCAAAGCCGAAATGGCCCTGCGCCAGGCTAAGCGGGTCATCTTCATCGGCTACTCCCTGCCCGGGGACGACATGCACATCAAGTACTTGCTGAAAAGGTCCCTGGAAACCAATCCCCATAGGCGGCGGGCCGAGATCGTCGTAGTCAACCCGAGCAAGTGGGACCAGTCCAACTTCCGCAAGTTCTTCGGCGACCAGGTCGTCTCCCACCAGATGGGGTTCGCGGACTACGTCAACAACGTCATGTGA